GCAGCATTCTAGCCGCTATAGCTATCATGAGGAGGGCGAAGAGGAGCAAGAGTAGGGAGCCCTTGACGTAGCTATTGAGGTAGCTGCCTGGGTAGACGCCGATAAGCGAGGCGGCCGCCATTACGAGCCCTATCCTGTAGACAACGTAGCCCTGGCGCATATACCGTACCGAGCTTATGAGGGAGACAGCGCCGACGGCCACAAGGGAGGCGCCGACAGCGTGATGCGGGCTCAGCCCGACAATGTAG
The window above is part of the Pyrodictium abyssi genome. Proteins encoded here:
- a CDS encoding sulfite exporter TauE/SafE family protein, whose product is MAAGERLSGRRQARPPWRRTNGLEHHPCSPGGACSRVFARADRRGGSALGVPLLVYIVGLSPHHAVGASLVAVGAVSLISSVRYMRQGYVVYRIGLVMAAASLIGVYPGSYLNSYVKGSLLLLLFALLMIAIAARMLLRSKPGANTAPGRHAEEGA